Proteins encoded within one genomic window of Flavobacterium gilvum:
- a CDS encoding aminotransferase class V-fold PLP-dependent enzyme: MLDIQKIRTDFPILSQKVNGKPLVYFDNGATSQKPQVVIDAIEKYYQEINANIHRGVHTLSQLATDAYEVSRAKVQNHINAKFPHEVLFTSGTTFGINLVANGFASILKPGDEVIVSHLEHHSNIVPWQMLCEKTGATLKVIPMNEKGELIMSEYDKLLSSKTKIVTVNHISNALGTINPIKYMIDKAHEVGAAILIDGAQAVPHLKPDVQALDCDFYAFSGHKMCGPTGTGILYGKEAWLNKLPPYQGGGEMIKEVSFEKTTYADLPHKFEAGTPHIAGGIVLGTAIDYMNEIGFENIQKQELELLEYATKRLLEIEGLRIFGTSEAKTSVISFNIDGIHPYDIGTIIDKLGIAVRTGHHCAQPIMNFYGIPGTIRASFSFYNTKEEIDSMVEAVKKAQMMLS, translated from the coding sequence ATGTTAGATATTCAGAAAATAAGAACCGACTTTCCTATTCTTTCACAAAAAGTAAACGGAAAGCCTCTAGTATATTTTGATAATGGAGCTACTTCTCAAAAACCTCAAGTGGTTATTGATGCAATTGAGAAGTATTATCAAGAAATAAATGCAAATATTCACAGAGGAGTTCATACATTAAGCCAATTGGCAACTGATGCATATGAAGTTTCCCGTGCCAAAGTGCAAAACCATATTAACGCCAAGTTCCCTCACGAAGTACTTTTTACCTCGGGGACGACTTTTGGCATCAACTTAGTAGCCAACGGATTTGCTTCTATTCTAAAACCAGGTGATGAAGTAATTGTTTCCCATTTGGAACACCACAGCAATATTGTGCCTTGGCAAATGCTTTGCGAAAAAACAGGCGCCACGCTCAAAGTAATTCCGATGAATGAAAAAGGAGAATTGATAATGAGCGAATACGATAAGTTGCTTTCGTCAAAAACTAAAATCGTAACGGTTAACCATATTTCGAATGCATTGGGAACAATCAATCCTATCAAATATATGATTGACAAAGCACACGAAGTTGGAGCTGCGATTTTGATTGATGGTGCTCAGGCGGTACCGCATTTAAAACCCGATGTTCAGGCTTTGGATTGTGATTTCTATGCTTTTTCGGGACATAAAATGTGTGGGCCAACAGGTACCGGAATTTTATACGGAAAAGAAGCTTGGCTCAATAAATTGCCTCCCTACCAAGGTGGCGGCGAAATGATTAAAGAAGTGAGTTTCGAAAAAACTACTTATGCCGATTTGCCACATAAATTTGAAGCGGGAACTCCTCATATTGCCGGTGGAATCGTTTTGGGAACTGCCATTGATTATATGAATGAAATTGGTTTTGAAAACATTCAGAAGCAGGAATTAGAATTATTGGAGTACGCCACAAAAAGATTATTAGAAATTGAAGGCTTGAGAATTTTTGGAACTTCAGAAGCAAAAACTTCGGTAATCTCTTTTAATATTGATGGTATTCATCCGTATGACATTGGAACCATCATCGACAAATTGGGAATCGCAGTAAGAACTGGTCACCATTGTGCGCAACCGATTATGAATTTCTATGGAATTCCGGGGACGATAAGAGCTTCTTTTTCTTTTTACAATACCAAAGAAGAAATTGACTCGATGGTTGAAGCCGTAAAAAAAGCGCAAATGATGTTGTCTTAA
- the hflX gene encoding GTPase HflX → MLEKETINFEKTAIVGIITQNQSEEKLNEYLDELEFLTFTAGGEVVKRFSQKMDRPNPKTFVGTGKLEEICLFVKENNVSTLIFDDELSPSQQKNISRIIDCKILDRTNLILDIFAQRAETSYARTQVELAQCQYLLPRLSGMWTHLERQKGGIGMRGPGETEIETDRRIVRDRISLLKEKIKTIDRQMGVQRSNRGAMVRVALVGYTNVGKSTLMNAIGKSDVFVENKLFATLDTTVRKVVIKNLPFLLSDTVGFIRKLPTQLVDSFKSTLDEVREADLLLHIVDISHPEFEDHIESVNQILQDIKAHDKPVIMVFNKIDAYKHLTIDEDDLMTEKTPRHFTLEEWQQTWMHRLGESKALFISASQKQNFEEFRECVYEAVRQIHITRFPYNKFLYPDYKDAVEKEENE, encoded by the coding sequence ATGTTAGAAAAGGAAACAATAAATTTTGAAAAAACGGCCATCGTTGGGATAATTACCCAAAACCAAAGTGAAGAGAAACTCAATGAATATCTTGACGAATTGGAGTTCCTGACATTTACGGCAGGAGGCGAAGTGGTAAAACGTTTTTCGCAAAAAATGGATCGTCCAAATCCAAAAACTTTTGTAGGGACAGGAAAACTCGAAGAAATTTGTCTTTTTGTAAAAGAAAACAATGTTTCAACTTTGATATTTGATGATGAATTATCGCCTTCCCAACAAAAAAATATTTCAAGAATCATTGATTGCAAAATACTCGACCGTACGAATCTTATACTGGATATTTTTGCGCAAAGAGCCGAAACCTCATATGCAAGAACTCAGGTAGAACTAGCGCAATGCCAATATTTACTACCAAGACTTTCCGGAATGTGGACACACTTGGAACGTCAAAAAGGGGGTATCGGAATGCGTGGACCAGGAGAAACGGAGATTGAAACAGATAGACGTATCGTTCGTGACCGAATTTCGTTATTGAAAGAAAAGATTAAAACCATAGACAGGCAAATGGGCGTGCAACGCAGCAATCGTGGCGCAATGGTTCGTGTGGCGTTGGTGGGTTATACGAATGTGGGAAAATCGACTCTGATGAACGCAATCGGAAAAAGTGATGTATTTGTCGAAAACAAACTTTTTGCGACATTGGATACAACAGTTCGTAAAGTGGTTATCAAAAACTTACCATTTTTACTTTCGGATACCGTTGGGTTTATCAGAAAATTGCCTACTCAGCTAGTTGATTCGTTCAAGAGTACCTTGGATGAAGTTCGTGAAGCCGATTTGTTATTGCACATTGTCGATATTTCGCATCCCGAATTTGAAGATCATATTGAGTCGGTAAACCAAATTTTGCAGGACATTAAGGCTCATGATAAACCGGTTATAATGGTTTTCAATAAAATCGATGCCTATAAACATTTGACGATTGACGAAGATGATTTGATGACCGAAAAGACGCCAAGACACTTCACCTTAGAAGAATGGCAGCAAACCTGGATGCACCGTTTGGGAGAATCGAAAGCATTATTCATTTCGGCTTCCCAAAAGCAAAACTTCGAAGAGTTCAGGGAATGTGTGTATGAAGCAGTTCGACAAATTCATATTACTCGTTTTCCTTACAATAAATTTTTATACCCGGACTATAAAGATGCTGTGGAGAAAGAAGAAAATGAATAA
- a CDS encoding DUF2480 family protein — protein sequence MEEIVNKVANSVLEVFDLEDYYPAGSRIQIDLSQWLLEGFLLKEKDFREELKNHDWSQYQDQYVAILCSTDAIVPKWAMILITMHLAPFTKKIINGNIEDLDASLYEELLPKIDYSVYKDKPVIIKGCSRKPVPMRAYVLAAQYLQPYAKSIMYGEACSAVPLYKSPKN from the coding sequence ATGGAAGAAATAGTCAATAAAGTGGCAAACAGCGTTCTGGAAGTTTTTGATCTTGAAGATTACTATCCGGCGGGAAGTCGTATTCAAATTGATCTCTCACAATGGCTTTTGGAAGGTTTTTTGTTAAAAGAAAAAGACTTTAGGGAAGAGCTCAAAAATCACGATTGGTCACAATACCAAGACCAATATGTTGCCATTTTATGTAGCACAGATGCTATTGTTCCAAAATGGGCAATGATTCTGATTACGATGCATTTGGCTCCTTTTACCAAAAAAATTATAAATGGTAACATCGAAGATTTAGATGCTTCTTTGTACGAAGAATTGCTCCCTAAAATTGATTATTCTGTTTACAAAGATAAGCCTGTTATTATAAAAGGATGCTCCAGAAAACCAGTCCCTATGCGGGCTTATGTTTTGGCAGCACAATACTTGCAACCTTACGCCAAAAGCATCATGTATGGAGAAGCGTGTTCGGCAGTGCCTTTGTATAAATCGCCAAAAAACTAA
- a CDS encoding SUF system Fe-S cluster assembly protein, which translates to MEQEINTEELGESIVKKLKTIYDPEIPVDIYELGLIYDVMVNTDYEVKILMTLTSPNCPVAESLPREVEEKVKSIEHIKDAEVEITFDPPWSKDLMSEEAKLELGML; encoded by the coding sequence ATGGAACAAGAAATAAACACCGAAGAATTAGGAGAATCAATCGTAAAAAAATTAAAAACCATTTACGACCCGGAGATTCCTGTAGATATTTACGAATTGGGATTGATTTATGACGTAATGGTCAACACCGATTATGAAGTAAAAATTCTAATGACCCTAACTTCTCCAAACTGTCCTGTTGCGGAAAGTTTACCTAGAGAAGTAGAAGAAAAAGTGAAATCAATCGAACACATCAAAGATGCCGAAGTGGAAATCACTTTTGATCCGCCATGGAGCAAAGATTTGATGAGCGAAGAAGCAAAATTAGAATTAGGAATGCTTTAA
- a CDS encoding Bax inhibitor-1/YccA family protein — protein sequence MNSNNPFLNNKTFSNAVSRRDEVHQATVIDQNQDMTLAGTINRSLILFLLLVASATVIWWATFNGMNPIIPAFGGAIVGLILVVIASFKPEASPYLAPGYALFEGLFIGGVSAIFEVQYPGIVTQAVGATFVTFGVCLALYKYQIVKVTEQFKSVVVAATLAIATYYLISWLFSLFTSFTPVHYGNSMMSIGISAFVIIIAALNLFLDFDRIEKGVEQKMPKYMEWYGAMGLIITLVWLYIEFLRLLSKLNKK from the coding sequence ATGAATTCGAATAACCCTTTTTTAAACAACAAGACATTTTCAAATGCTGTTTCAAGAAGAGACGAAGTGCATCAAGCCACTGTTATTGATCAAAATCAAGACATGACCTTGGCGGGAACAATCAACAGAAGTTTAATTTTGTTTTTATTGCTTGTTGCTTCAGCAACCGTAATCTGGTGGGCTACTTTCAACGGAATGAACCCAATAATTCCAGCATTTGGAGGAGCAATAGTTGGATTGATTTTGGTTGTAATTGCATCGTTCAAACCAGAAGCTTCACCTTATTTGGCTCCGGGATACGCCCTTTTTGAAGGATTGTTCATTGGTGGAGTTTCGGCCATTTTCGAAGTACAGTATCCGGGAATCGTGACTCAGGCCGTTGGTGCAACATTTGTAACTTTCGGAGTTTGTCTAGCTTTGTATAAGTATCAAATCGTAAAAGTAACAGAGCAATTCAAATCCGTTGTTGTAGCCGCAACATTGGCCATTGCTACTTATTATTTAATTTCGTGGTTGTTTTCACTGTTCACCAGTTTCACGCCGGTACACTACGGAAACTCCATGATGAGCATCGGAATTAGCGCATTTGTAATCATCATCGCTGCATTAAACCTGTTCCTTGATTTTGACAGAATCGAAAAAGGAGTAGAGCAAAAAATGCCAAAATACATGGAATGGTACGGAGCCATGGGATTAATAATTACATTAGTTTGGCTGTACATCGAATTTTTGAGATTACTTTCAAAATTGAACAAAAAATAA
- a CDS encoding SufE family protein, with amino-acid sequence MTIKEVQNEIIDEFSMFDDWMQRYEYIIELGKNLPLIKEEFKTDENLIKGCQSKVWLQGEKNEDKIVFTADSDAILTKGIIAILIRAFSNQKAIDILNADTDFIDEIGLKEHLSPTRANGLVSMIKNIKMYALAFDAKNK; translated from the coding sequence ATGACAATAAAAGAAGTACAAAACGAAATCATTGATGAATTCTCCATGTTTGACGACTGGATGCAACGGTATGAATACATCATTGAATTAGGCAAAAACCTCCCTTTAATTAAGGAAGAATTTAAAACAGACGAAAATTTAATCAAAGGATGCCAATCCAAAGTATGGCTTCAGGGAGAAAAAAACGAGGACAAAATTGTTTTCACTGCAGATAGCGACGCCATCTTGACCAAAGGAATAATCGCAATTTTAATCCGCGCTTTTTCAAACCAAAAAGCAATTGACATATTAAATGCCGACACGGATTTTATTGATGAAATTGGTTTGAAAGAGCATCTTTCGCCAACAAGAGCCAATGGCTTAGTCTCGATGATAAAAAATATTAAAATGTATGCTTTGGCATTTGATGCTAAGAACAAATAA